The DNA region GCGCAGCGGTGATGGTCAAATCCTTGATCCAAATGATGGTCATGAATTTATGCATTTACCTGGCCGTCCTCCCCATCATCGTCTTAACCAGCCGCAACCCAAACGGCTTCATGGCCGGCGTCGGCTTCGCCTTTTTCTACGGATTTATCGGAATCTTCGCCGGAGGCCACGGCCTGGGCGATCTTTACCCGATTACCGCAGGCTTAGGCCTGATCAATTATCAAGCCGAGGGCGGTTCGGATTATAATGTGGCTGCTTGCGTAGTAACATTGCTTATTATGGTGATTGTATCGGTGTTGTTGATTGCAGGAATGGGGGATCGGATGAAGGAGGCGAAAAGGACGGAAAGGAAGAAGGGGCAGACATCGGATGGAAAGAAAAAGAAGCAAACATCGCGCAGATAAGCCAGAGTAAGCAGGAAAATACCATATAAAAATACCCGGCGGGCTATTATGCCTTTCGGGTATTTTAGAGGTTAGCAGGGTGGCCGCGTGCTCTATTCGATGCATGCTCTATACCATCTAGGATAGGGACTAGCCCATGTACGATAGGGACCGGCTATGCTTATAAGGCTACTTATACAGGCTATACTTATACGTTCGCTTCATCCTTCATCCGCCCGTTGACTTAGCAACTGCCCCTCCGCCCCGTACCCGGAGTGAACCTCAATCATCAGCGCCGCCCCCAGCTTAAACCCATACGTAAACGTCTCCGTCAACTCCAATCCCTGAATCTCCTGCTGCAAATCAATCAGCGCCTCCAGTTCAGTAAACTCCTCACCAGACAGCTTCTCTTTCCAAGTTTCCATCGCCTCGGACATCTCCCCGCACATCCGGCGATATTCGGGATCTCTGGGCACCACCTGCCCCTCGGGAGCCAGGTGGCCGTAGTATAGGGATTCTAAAAGGGTTGGCATGGGTGTTTCCTCCTTTTTTTCAATCGATGAGCAGTACCCATGTCCCAATGTAAGTAGATAAAATTTGCCCGTATTACGCATTTGCGTACCACTCATAAAATTATTATACGGTACGCTTTTACGTATAGTCAAGCGAAATATGATCCGAATAGAGGTGAGTGAGTTGGCGAAAAAGGTTGTCGTAAAAATCAAGGAGCTGACCAAAAAGCGTAACATTTCTTTGCGGGAGTTATCCAGACTTTCCGATGTTCGGCACGCGGCATTAAGTGAACTTGCTAACGGTAAACGGGATAGTATTAGTTTTGGTCATATTGAACGGATTGCGGAGGCCTTGGATATCAGTGATATTCGGGAGATTGTTGATTTAGTGGAAGAAAATAAGGAAATCACCCAGTAAAAATCTTCGTTTTTAAAATCCTTAATTAGTTTAGTGCAATAGCTAATTATCGCATATGAGTATTATTTTATAGACAAGGAGGTAAAATATTATAGTCTAGAAAACGAGGTGAAAAATAATGACCGATAAACTATCGAAAGAAAAAAGAAGCGAACTAATGAGGGCAGTAAAAAGCAAGAAATCTCTTATAGAGAACTCTGTGACCCACGAGCTATGGAAAAAGGGAATTAGATTTAGGAGGAATGTAAGCGAACTCAAAGGTAAACCTGACATCGCTATTAAAAAAGATAAAATAGTTATATTTATTGATTCCTGCTTTTGGCATATGTGCCCAGTGCACTGTAAGATACCTAAATCAAACGTTGAGTTTTGGATGGAAAAATTAATACGCAATAGAGAACGCGATTTAATTACTACGCAATTTTATAAAGAAAACAATTGGAGTATTTTAAGAGTTTGGGAACACGAACTAAGAGATGACTTTGAAGCATGCATAAATACAATTTACGAGTTTATTATGGAGGCAAAAAAAAAATCCCGAGTTGAAAACCTCGGGACATAAGAAAGTTTAGTTTTGACCTATATCGCTCATCATTCGTAGATCATCATCGGATATTTCGGATGCAGGGACTAGTCTGTAATGACGTTCTTCTACAACTTTAAGTTCGTCATTCTGAATAATTAGTTCGAACATTGCAATTAAATTTGGCTCTTTAGCATGCACCGCAATAGCCTTGTGTTTAAGTGTAGGGTACCTATAATTGCAGTACTCAAGGTCTTGTTTTACTTGAGTAATACCGATACTATCATTTCCACTTTTCGCCTGTACAGGAATAATAAAGTGCTCACCTTTTTTATTAACGCCAACATAAATTTCATCAATTTCAATTTGGCCTATACTAGGAACCTTTGTTCTCAGATGATTTTGAAGAGAGTACGTGGTTATCCCAGTAAAGATATCAATAAGACGGTTATAACGTACTCTAGCCAAAAGTGCCTGCTCATCCAAAACTGCGTATTTTGCAATAATTTCAGGAGTAGAATCTGGAATTTTTATTTCAAATAAATTAGTACTGGGTACAACCTTTGCTCCCGATGAAAAAAGTTTAAATTTATACTTTGCGTCCCCTGCCCCCTCAATTGTCCATTCTTCGTTGCCTGAACAAGTATCAAGTATTTCTTTGGGAAAAGCTTTTCTAAACCTATATGAATAAATTACGTCACCTATATTTTTCGGAAGTTTAATACCAAGCTTAGTTGCAGAACGTTCAATGTCTTCGCGGACAAAATTGAACTCGCGTAATCCATCCCTATAATTGCTAAAAAAAATGTCGCTTATAATTTTATCGTACTTTGAAGCCACCCTACTTCCTCCTTCAATGATTGCTTCACGATCCCTTTTTCCTATAACATCTTTAGATACGCTATGTTCTTTTGCAGCCGCCGCCATATTATAGGAGAGCAATTCCTCATTCGAAAGACTTATTTTTTGTACGGGTTGTTTTACATTCCCCCCCAAAGCCTTAGAAATTTGTTTGGCTACCGCTCTTGCTAAGAGTGGAGGCACTGCGTTTCCTACTTCTCGAAATCCGTGCCACTTTGTTACATGAAATCTAAACCAATCAGGGAAAGAATGCAGTCGGGCAGCTTCCCTAACCGTAATTACTCTAGGATATATATAATGAATAGGCCGTGGACTTGTAAAGGCGCCATGTTTACTATCGCTTCCCGCTCTCAATGTATTACTTACACCTTCCGGGTGAAGCTTAAGAAAGCGGCTAACCGGCTCGACTTGTCCTTGCTCGGTTTCCACAAACCTTTTTTTTGATTCATCATTATGCTTAGTTCGCATTGAAGAAGTTAAAATATTTCGATTAAAAATTCTCGGTAATGAAAGATCCTCTTTGTCAGTTAAAAGTCCTGCTAGATATCGAGCATAGTCACTCTTCGGTTCTGTTATAAATTCAATCCAGTCTTGAGTTAATAACTCTTCAAATAAATCTACATTGGGTAAATCTGCTATGGCATCATACACAGAAGGACCTATAGGTAACCCCTTGGTTTTAGCAGTCGGCGGCGTTCCTTTTATTTCTCTAGGTATTACTGTAGGTTCTGGATACTCAATAACAGGATTCCCCTTATACGCCCCGTAAAGAAACAATCTTTTTCTACTCTGTGGGACTCCGAATGAGGAGGCATTCAGTACTTTATAAGGTAAAGTTATTTCGTAACCTATACCTTGGAATTCATTGATAACGGTTTGAAGTAGATTTTTTGCGTTTCCCACAGTCAACCCGGATACATTTTCCATTACAAAATATTTTGGACGCACCTCACTGATAATTTTATAAAAATGAAACAAAAGAATATTACGTTCATCGTCGGCAAGTCTTCTACCAATCATAGAGAAGCCTTGGCACGGAGGTCCTCCAAAAACAACATCAATCTCACCCGGCTTCTTCCCAAGCTGTTCGAGGATAGAGTGACCGGTAATTTTACTAACATCGGCACATATAACTTTAGTTTGAGGAAAATTGTATTGGTGGATTGATGCATGAATCGGATCGTATTCAACCGCTGCAAGAACATCGAACCCTGCTTGTTCAAAACCAAGCGACATTCCCCCTGCACCGGCAAAAAGGTCGATGGCTGTATACCTCTTACTCAAAATCTTCCCCCCTCGGAACTCCCACGCTACATTTACTTATTAGAACTAGTATCATAACACATAAATATTGTATTAGAATACAGAGAAGCACCCCCTTGCATTTTGCAAAAGAGGTGCTTCCTCTATAACTGTTAAGTCAAGTATACCATAATAGGTAAAAACATACCATATTAATAATTTGTAAAATCTTATATTTCAATTCGACCGACGCCATAAAACGCTAAAAAAGTCGAGTTACTACGAGAATTAATCTAATCAAGTGTCCCCCTCACCCTCCCGAAACCGTACATCCACAACAGCACTAGCTAAATCCACCTGGTCATGATTAAGCTTCACCGTGACTGCTCCTCTTCTTCGTTGTTCCCGCCACTTAATCATATCCTCTTCCGTCTCCAGCCGTAGTTCTGCTATTTCCCTTGCACGGTCAAAAATGTACTTAGTAGTAAACAACAGAGTCCTTATTCCATTACCGCCCGGAACAATTGGGGGTTCCTTTCGCAGCCATTTTTCCACTGTAAACTTAACATATAACTCCTCACCAGACCCAGGTCTCGCGGGACGCTCAATTATTTCTTTGCGGCGCAATACTTTCCACTCTTTAACTTTCCCATACCAATGGATTCCGTTTTCTCCGGATCTCCCAAAATTGTTAATGGATTGGTACATGGCCACATATTCTATCTGCGTTAATAACTGATGGTTGGAAATATTTTTTAACGGAGTATGATAAAAGCCATGTTTTAAGGCGACTTCCAATTGTGAAGCTTGTCTTAATGCACCTACCATTACGTTTTTGCCGGTCAATTTGTTCTGATAATAAGTTTTCGTTCCACGGGGACGTGTAGATCTCTCATACGCTTTCTCCGGACTATCCATAATGATTTCATCCAGAAACTTCTCCATAAGGCTTGTGGAATTAGGGAGAAATGGAAATGCCCCAACGTTAACTAACTCAATACTTTTATAGAATTTATGTTCACGGAATTGCTTTTCATTAGGATAAGGGAAAAGAACATATGCACCAAACATACTACGTTCTAATTCCTGTTTTCCCTCCCCATAGACAATTGCGTCCCGATACCTGTGCATCGTATTAATATCTGATTCCTCGGGTCCAGGAATGGTATACGTCTTTTGATAAGGAGTTCCATCGTAAGCGGGATTCAAGCGATATTTGGCATCAAAAATATATCTATATTCAACAGCTGAATCGTTTTTCTTCAACGTTAGTACATTATCCGGCTTCTGCCCCACCGTAGGTGTCCGTTCTCCGCTGGGTAGTGAGTTGTAGTATAGTGTAAATACTTCACCATCCCGTGGATTCCGGTATACTATTTTCGATTTTTGAGTTTTATCCAGTTTGACAAAAATCCCAGAACGATTCACTTTGATAATGTCTTGTTTGATTAGTTCATATTTACGACTTAATAAATCGTGGATTTTTAGGAAACACCAGTACTCATAAAGTTGGGCTAAATCCTTTAGAGACATGCGCAGTAGATCGCCTTGAATCGACAGCCCTTTCATAAGCATTAGATAGCAACGATATACCTCTCGGTATCCAGGAGCCATCTGTAAGACAAGAGTGACTGACATATTCGTCATATCCCCAACTGCAAGAAAGTCGTACCTTAGTAATCGTTGCAATTGTGCATCCATTAGATCTAAGCTTTTTAACAGTTGCGGATCCGAAGTACGCTCTGCAGCCTTTAAACGAGTACGAAGAATCTGTAATTTTCCCACAACCCTCATTAAAACCCACCGGACAAAGCGGTTCTCCCCAGTATCAAAGTCCAGATATCGCTTTGATTCCAACACGTGTGTTGGGTACATTTTTTGGCCTTGAATATTAATGAACCCATGCTTAGCGTCTTTAACAAACAGTTCAGGATGTTTTGAAAGATATGTTAAATTACCTTTCCCAACATGCTTTGCCCTACTGGTGGTTGTTTTTTGATTTACTATATTCATTTTCATATTGGGGGCTTTTTTGATCCGCTCCACTGCCTGAACAAGTTGTTGAAACAAATATTTTAATATCGCAAAAAATTCCGTCATGCTTTGCTGCGTAGTATCCTGTAGCCCCGTCAAATGATAAGTCTTGCGCAAAAAATCAAATGACAGATTATAAATTTGTTTATTAATATCGCGCAGTATTGCTTCATAATCCCGTTTGTAATCCATTTTTGACGGAAAAATTTCTAACTGCAATTGTAATATCGATCGTCCATTTAAACGAAGCTCTAATTCCGTAAACCCCACCTCATTTTGGAAGTTTAGAACTCCGGATAAAATCCTAGCCCCAAGGGGCTTTACAGCTTCCCTTAGATATCTGTTCTCATGGTAGAACTGAATAGGGTCTGCTTGTTTTTTCTCAACCACGATTTCATAAGCCTGTGTTTCAAAGAAAAGAGGGGCACATGTTTGGCCCTGTTTCCATTCCTGTAAACCGTTTTCCTCCGGCGAAAAGACTAGTATAGAGCTGATCTCTAAATTTGAGGAGGATTTATCTACACGGAAATGGGCATCTACCATAGAACCATCCTCATCCCGGTGTAACTGTAATACCTCTACCGTCGGATGAAACGGCTTGCCTTGAATATATAAATTAAATAGATTCGTTTCTATCCGCAGAAGTTCTACAGTTTCATTACGATAACCAGTATGAGGTAAATCCATCCTCTTCTAACCTCCGTAACATAAACATAATCTTTCGTGCACTTTGAGGATATTTTGCTTGGGATTGGACCGCCCCATTAAATAGTTCCGAATCAGTAAATAATGAGGATAAGTCATCCATAAGTTCGTTTATGGCAAGAGGCCTATCTAAACACACCTTCAACAGCTCTAACAGAACCCGTCTAATTGCTGCACTGCTGCCTTGAATGCGAGGTAGTATTTTCTGAAGGAATTGAAGGTCAAACGCTTCATCGTTAGTCATTAGATGATCACGGCTATTGTAAATCATATAGAAGCAAACGGTGTCACGAATTCGAAACCCCACATTAGCATGTGCGCCGTCTAAAATAGCATTAATTTGTACCAATCTTTCCGTAATGTCCGTAATTAACTCCCTGTTTTCTTTAATCGCATCAATCAGCTGTAGAAATTCGCTTCTTAAAAAGGAATTCGGAGCCGCCACAGGCGACATCTGTTCGTAATCCACTTCATTTGGAAGCTCCAATAAATTAATGTAATTAAATTCAATCGTATTAGCCCGATCAAGTACCTTTTTACTAAAAGGGTAAGTTGTTTCGTCCATATTCACTGTACCGATCAAGTACACATTATCGGGTAAAGATAAATCCCCATACTTTAGTTGATCCTCTGTGGAGAATAGAGAAGCTTTGGGAATTAATGGACTGGTTATAATCTTCCCGTTCTGCCATTTTTTAGTCTCCAATACACTAAGCAAATCGCTAAAATAGTGCTCTACCCGAGCTAAATTCATCTCGTCAAAACAGACGAAATAAGGTTTGGATCGGTTTTTCGTCTTCGATGCTTCACAAAGCACCTCAGCTAATGGGCCAGGCCTAAAAGTGCCTGACAAATCCCTGAACCCTAATAAATCTGAAGGATCGCTCCAATCCGGTCTCACCGAAATAAGAGTATACTGTCCATTGTCCTTGTTGGCCCCTACCGCTTCAGCAAATAGTTCGACCAACTTCGTTTTTCCAGTACCCGATATTCCTGCGAGGATAACAAAAGGCTTCGTCTTCATCGAAAGATAAAAGTTCTCTATTAGTCGGTCTGGGTATGAGAACCCTCTATTCTGAATAAACGCTCTTATCTGTGATAGCCGCTCTGTTACGGACAATGTGTCCACTAACTCCAACTCCTCAAATTCAATTTCATGCTCCTCTTCATTAGTTGTCATCTGGAGTTGACTATGAACATATTCTTGGTAATTTTCCATCAGCCGTTTTAAATCAGCTACAAGCTGTTCGTCTTCTGGGATGTTGTCACTATCGTAACGGATGTAGGCAACGGTGGATACTTGATAGTCATGTCCCAATCTACTTATGGTCAGTTCAATATGCTCGTCCTTTTTAAACCCCGCTAAAGGCAACTGTTCTCTTATTCGATTGGCTTTATCTTTTAAATAGGCGTAACCTTGCCTTCTTCCATAATCACGAATAGGGTCAGTAACACCTTGATTAAAAGTTAAATATACTGCACTCATATCTTCCGCAAAAAGATAAACCAGATATTCGCCATGTTGTGTTGATTCGGTAACACGTTTATCCATTAAGGCAATCCACGGAACCGTAGCCCATTTTCCTTGCCCAACAGATCCTTGAACGCGAATATGATTCGGGATAAACGACAGCGCCCGAATTTCTTCGGGTATCGTCTTTCTGAACAATTTCCCTAAGGGATGATTCGCGAATGCCTCTTGTTTGGCCGCTGTATATGTATGTAATATATGACTAAGCGATTCCTTCAGGGAAAAGTGGCTCGACTGAAGTTGTGCGTAATACGCCTCTAGCTCCTGATTTGCATATCTTTGAAGTTCAACAAGTACTTCCTCCCCACCTTGCCATATGGCATCGGTGAAAGTTAGCACATTCTTATTGTCCTTAATAAGGATAGTTCGAAGGGCATCAATTGGGGTCTCTAGAATTGCTTTTGCCTGACCTGTGCTAACTTCTTCCCAACTGGACGCTATGCTTTTTGGTGGATTATCTACCAGTAAACTATTTGCTTCCCTATCCCTGTAGTATTTCAAAAATCGTTCTGCAACATAGTCTATTGAAAGAATTCTTTGGTTGGTTTCATCCCAAATTTCAATCATCGATAGAACGAGTACCATTTTGTATGACTTTTGTTTTATGCGAAAAATAGTTGCTACTTCAGCGGGTAATGACATTTCCGATCCCCCAGGTAATATTATGTTTATTTACATTATATGATAAATGAATTTTCCATTCAGATTTTTCTTAACCTTAGGTCTTATCAATCTATTATCATTGCAATGATCTTTCCCTTTTTTAAATATTAAAACGTATGATACTAAACTTCACAAGGAGCCAATTATCATACAAAAAAATTACTTTGGATGGTAAAATTATCTGGAATTACTTATACATACTTGTAATTAAGGGGTTATATTAGTGGGAAACTCAACATTTAACAAGAATCTCTTTCTTGAAATTTATGCAGGCGAAATTACCGAGGAATTCGAAACAAATTTCGTCAGTAAGTTTGGTATTGCTTATAAAGATTTTTTAGAACTAGAACTAAAAAATCACAATAATAATACGAATGAACTTGCCAAGTTCATCGGTTTAAAAGAGAACCAACTTCTTCTTCATTTAAAGTCATATTCAATAATTAAAAATCTAAAATTTAAAGAGTGGCTGCAATTTTTGATGGGAAATATGTTTGTATATTTATTAAAAGCTGCATTAGGACTAATAGGTTCTATTCCCATTTTCTACTTTATTGGGTATCTATTACTCTATGGCTATTTTTTCGGTGGAACGGATCATTCATTTCTAGATGTTGTAATGAGAAGTGTACCTATTAATCGGTCCTCGTGCTATATCGCAGGATTTATTTTCTCAGGAATAGTTACCTTTTTTATTTCTATTTATAAATTAAAAGGTTTAGGTAAAGCATTCCTAATTTTTGGGTTACTCTATTTTTTCTTTGCTCCCACCGTCAGTTTATTAATAATTCTATTCAGTGCGAATTTTGCCTTTGAATTTTCGGTCATTATTAAGTTTCTTCTAGTCTGGCTTCTCCCTGTTCTGACCGCTGTATTGATAATATCAGCTTCTTTTCTTATCACTATCTTATCTAAACACTATAAAGCAATAGGGTTAGTGATAGTTATCTCATCTTTGTTTCCAATATTTATGACAAGGCAACTTGGACTCAAGTTGTCATTAACAATATATTTATTGATAGTTGTATCACTAAACGCCCTAGTAATAAAATTAATTGAAAAAAACAACAAAAAAAGAAACGAAATAGGAAACAGAATCGTTCTAAGCACACTTTTTCCTTTAGTGAATTCTGGTTCTTTGTATTATTCTTAGCCTCTCTGTCTGTTGTAGTAGCTGTCCCATTGCTTTGCTATATTATATTTTCAACTGGAAATTATCTCGGTTCAACCTTATCTGTAATTGGTTTGACAACAAGTGAGGACATACGAATTAAAAACACCTTAGTAGATGGAAAATTAGTCGCTGAGGATAACAAATACCTATACATCTCAACAACCTCGAGAACCCTTCTTGAGGTAAGTAAGGATGCCTCTATACAAATAACAAAACCCAACGAACTTATGACTTTTTCGGGTAAGTCAGAGAATTGGAGTGTTAATGTCAGCGTATTTTATAGAGATAATACATTATGGTATAGCGGCGTTATTAGAAAAACAAATTCTAGTAATACCGTAAAGATAGCATACGAGCTGCCGAACCTAGATAAGATTACTTTAGAGCATTCAAAGCCAACTTCGGATTTTTATATTTTTAATAAAATAAATTCTGAGAATTTCAAGAAACTCACCTTTATTAACCTTTCTTGGCCTTCCAGTGATGGTTCAACTAAAAAAGAAAAGATTGAACTTAGTGTTTCTGTTCTTGACTACGGCTAACAAACAGACCGTAATCTCAAGTAGCTTTACAAACATCATGGACCTAGTCTGTAATTCTGCTTCCGTT from Paenibacillus macerans includes:
- a CDS encoding tudor domain-containing protein; its protein translation is MLCYIIFSTGNYLGSTLSVIGLTTSEDIRIKNTLVDGKLVAEDNKYLYISTTSRTLLEVSKDASIQITKPNELMTFSGKSENWSVNVSVFYRDNTLWYSGVIRKTNSSNTVKIAYELPNLDKITLEHSKPTSDFYIFNKINSENFKKLTFINLSWPSSDGSTKKEKIELSVSVLDYG
- a CDS encoding DNA cytosine methyltransferase, producing MSKRYTAIDLFAGAGGMSLGFEQAGFDVLAAVEYDPIHASIHQYNFPQTKVICADVSKITGHSILEQLGKKPGEIDVVFGGPPCQGFSMIGRRLADDERNILLFHFYKIISEVRPKYFVMENVSGLTVGNAKNLLQTVINEFQGIGYEITLPYKVLNASSFGVPQSRKRLFLYGAYKGNPVIEYPEPTVIPREIKGTPPTAKTKGLPIGPSVYDAIADLPNVDLFEELLTQDWIEFITEPKSDYARYLAGLLTDKEDLSLPRIFNRNILTSSMRTKHNDESKKRFVETEQGQVEPVSRFLKLHPEGVSNTLRAGSDSKHGAFTSPRPIHYIYPRVITVREAARLHSFPDWFRFHVTKWHGFREVGNAVPPLLARAVAKQISKALGGNVKQPVQKISLSNEELLSYNMAAAAKEHSVSKDVIGKRDREAIIEGGSRVASKYDKIISDIFFSNYRDGLREFNFVREDIERSATKLGIKLPKNIGDVIYSYRFRKAFPKEILDTCSGNEEWTIEGAGDAKYKFKLFSSGAKVVPSTNLFEIKIPDSTPEIIAKYAVLDEQALLARVRYNRLIDIFTGITTYSLQNHLRTKVPSIGQIEIDEIYVGVNKKGEHFIIPVQAKSGNDSIGITQVKQDLEYCNYRYPTLKHKAIAVHAKEPNLIAMFELIIQNDELKVVEERHYRLVPASEISDDDLRMMSDIGQN
- a CDS encoding ABC transporter permease, translated to MKIIKTEIIKLKRYSIVWVGFAAALLVVLLTRFMATAEDGTARNLENFSNTVIWNNFSLLFPATITLIAGYMISREYTEDTLKNILTIPLSFRRLLVGKLITAGLLALFLAVVTFVLSLVAVLISGFQAGSAAVMVKSLIQMMVMNLCIYLAVLPIIVLTSRNPNGFMAGVGFAFFYGFIGIFAGGHGLGDLYPITAGLGLINYQAEGGSDYNVAACVVTLLIMVIVSVLLIAGMGDRMKEAKRTERKKGQTSDGKKKKQTSRR
- a CDS encoding helix-turn-helix domain-containing protein, with the protein product MAKKVVVKIKELTKKRNISLRELSRLSDVRHAALSELANGKRDSISFGHIERIAEALDISDIREIVDLVEENKEITQ
- a CDS encoding very short patch repair endonuclease, which gives rise to MTDKLSKEKRSELMRAVKSKKSLIENSVTHELWKKGIRFRRNVSELKGKPDIAIKKDKIVIFIDSCFWHMCPVHCKIPKSNVEFWMEKLIRNRERDLITTQFYKENNWSILRVWEHELRDDFEACINTIYEFIMEAKKKSRVENLGT
- a CDS encoding DUF2357 domain-containing protein, with the protein product MDLPHTGYRNETVELLRIETNLFNLYIQGKPFHPTVEVLQLHRDEDGSMVDAHFRVDKSSSNLEISSILVFSPEENGLQEWKQGQTCAPLFFETQAYEIVVEKKQADPIQFYHENRYLREAVKPLGARILSGVLNFQNEVGFTELELRLNGRSILQLQLEIFPSKMDYKRDYEAILRDINKQIYNLSFDFLRKTYHLTGLQDTTQQSMTEFFAILKYLFQQLVQAVERIKKAPNMKMNIVNQKTTTSRAKHVGKGNLTYLSKHPELFVKDAKHGFINIQGQKMYPTHVLESKRYLDFDTGENRFVRWVLMRVVGKLQILRTRLKAAERTSDPQLLKSLDLMDAQLQRLLRYDFLAVGDMTNMSVTLVLQMAPGYREVYRCYLMLMKGLSIQGDLLRMSLKDLAQLYEYWCFLKIHDLLSRKYELIKQDIIKVNRSGIFVKLDKTQKSKIVYRNPRDGEVFTLYYNSLPSGERTPTVGQKPDNVLTLKKNDSAVEYRYIFDAKYRLNPAYDGTPYQKTYTIPGPEESDINTMHRYRDAIVYGEGKQELERSMFGAYVLFPYPNEKQFREHKFYKSIELVNVGAFPFLPNSTSLMEKFLDEIIMDSPEKAYERSTRPRGTKTYYQNKLTGKNVMVGALRQASQLEVALKHGFYHTPLKNISNHQLLTQIEYVAMYQSINNFGRSGENGIHWYGKVKEWKVLRRKEIIERPARPGSGEELYVKFTVEKWLRKEPPIVPGGNGIRTLLFTTKYIFDRAREIAELRLETEEDMIKWREQRRRGAVTVKLNHDQVDLASAVVDVRFREGEGDT
- a CDS encoding DUF6809 family protein is translated as MPTLLESLYYGHLAPEGQVVPRDPEYRRMCGEMSEAMETWKEKLSGEEFTELEALIDLQQEIQGLELTETFTYGFKLGAALMIEVHSGYGAEGQLLSQRADEG
- a CDS encoding MrcB family domain-containing protein, whose protein sequence is MSLPAEVATIFRIKQKSYKMVLVLSMIEIWDETNQRILSIDYVAERFLKYYRDREANSLLVDNPPKSIASSWEEVSTGQAKAILETPIDALRTILIKDNKNVLTFTDAIWQGGEEVLVELQRYANQELEAYYAQLQSSHFSLKESLSHILHTYTAAKQEAFANHPLGKLFRKTIPEEIRALSFIPNHIRVQGSVGQGKWATVPWIALMDKRVTESTQHGEYLVYLFAEDMSAVYLTFNQGVTDPIRDYGRRQGYAYLKDKANRIREQLPLAGFKKDEHIELTISRLGHDYQVSTVAYIRYDSDNIPEDEQLVADLKRLMENYQEYVHSQLQMTTNEEEHEIEFEELELVDTLSVTERLSQIRAFIQNRGFSYPDRLIENFYLSMKTKPFVILAGISGTGKTKLVELFAEAVGANKDNGQYTLISVRPDWSDPSDLLGFRDLSGTFRPGPLAEVLCEASKTKNRSKPYFVCFDEMNLARVEHYFSDLLSVLETKKWQNGKIITSPLIPKASLFSTEDQLKYGDLSLPDNVYLIGTVNMDETTYPFSKKVLDRANTIEFNYINLLELPNEVDYEQMSPVAAPNSFLRSEFLQLIDAIKENRELITDITERLVQINAILDGAHANVGFRIRDTVCFYMIYNSRDHLMTNDEAFDLQFLQKILPRIQGSSAAIRRVLLELLKVCLDRPLAINELMDDLSSLFTDSELFNGAVQSQAKYPQSARKIMFMLRRLEEDGFTSYWLS